From Synergistaceae bacterium, one genomic window encodes:
- a CDS encoding N-6 DNA methylase has translation MSDIVLPLEADTRMLIDRSLENLGWKAGGRQKNIYPESPRTVQERRKLEGKRPDYVLYSKTINRPLIIIEAKRRGSRLDSALEQGIAYARILEVPLVFATDGVFCKSFHTFANRPPILNGEEIHELIREALALRYLNTHEVNTVSPKVQYSRKELIKVFDEANNILRAEGLRAGIERFGEFANILFLKLIDENEQAKLERGVASTFDPACSWEAVKDVPSSARIDYINRTVYERLNALYRTDIFTPLQIRDVSILDDIMDKLDSLTLTDVDSDVKGDAFEYFLRSTTSTQNDLGEYFTPRHIVRTMVRLVNPRIGEKVYDPFCGTGGFLIEAFRHIYNNMARTESNLALLRGSTIYGNEITNTARITKMNMILAGDGHSNIHMKDSLADPVDGEYDVVITNMPYSQTTKHGALYELPGNNGDSICVQHCIRAVNAASPDGRMAIVVPEGFLFRKDLARVREYLLERCELRSVISLPQGVFLPYTGVKTDIIYAEKVNQGHGAFSGRKYFWYFDVKSDGYTLNNQRRKLDEPGDLTRYEEYRRLDDEQREDMIRAGFEVIPFDRVRENGFVLVGRMYRQQKAVHSGRCASGECKALAEIALFSPSKDEVRHLAGDTAVSFVPMSDINTFNASFEAREERRLEDVIKGYSYFRDGDVLLARITPCFENGKAGVARNLKNGIGFGSAQLLIMRANSEIVYPEWIFYHINTHEFIDSGKNYMIGTAGQQMLTLDYVKQYRIPVPPLEVQRSIIAELEGYQNIISGAKKVIASYVPHLPPYEGRIAALGSTELFDIQSGGTPSSTEPQYWNGGINWITLADLPPEDYVTEIKSSERTITQKGLDKSSAKLLPVGAVCVSTRATIGRVGIARVPLATNQGFKNVIIKDTSIIMPEFLALLLRAKADEMNDLASGATFKEVSKSNFATITVNIPPLEEQQRILAEIKHEQSLIEPSRQLIEIFSRKIQSRINDPWEQ, from the coding sequence ATGAGCGATATTGTCTTACCGTTAGAAGCGGATACAAGAATGCTCATTGACCGAAGCCTTGAGAATCTTGGCTGGAAAGCTGGCGGCAGACAGAAGAATATATATCCTGAATCCCCCCGAACTGTACAGGAACGCAGAAAACTGGAGGGGAAACGTCCCGATTATGTCTTGTACTCAAAGACGATTAACAGACCTCTAATCATAATTGAGGCCAAGCGCAGAGGTTCACGCCTTGACAGCGCGCTCGAACAAGGAATAGCTTATGCCCGCATCCTAGAAGTTCCGTTGGTTTTCGCTACTGACGGCGTATTCTGCAAATCATTCCACACATTCGCGAACCGCCCCCCTATCCTGAACGGTGAGGAAATTCATGAACTTATCCGCGAGGCTCTGGCTCTGCGTTATCTGAACACGCACGAGGTCAACACAGTAAGCCCCAAAGTCCAGTACAGCCGCAAGGAACTCATAAAGGTATTTGACGAAGCCAATAACATACTGCGCGCTGAAGGCTTGAGGGCAGGCATTGAACGTTTCGGGGAATTTGCGAATATACTTTTCCTGAAGCTGATTGATGAGAACGAACAGGCCAAGCTGGAGAGAGGCGTTGCTTCAACTTTTGATCCTGCCTGCAGCTGGGAGGCAGTAAAGGATGTTCCGTCTTCAGCCAGAATAGACTACATTAACAGGACTGTGTACGAGAGGCTGAATGCACTTTACAGGACGGATATATTCACTCCGCTGCAGATAAGAGATGTCAGCATACTTGATGACATTATGGACAAGCTGGATTCTCTTACGCTTACAGATGTTGACAGCGATGTGAAGGGCGATGCATTTGAGTACTTCCTCAGGTCTACGACATCAACGCAGAATGATTTAGGCGAGTATTTCACGCCCCGCCACATCGTGAGGACTATGGTCAGGCTTGTCAATCCGCGCATAGGCGAGAAAGTTTATGACCCGTTCTGCGGAACAGGAGGCTTCTTGATTGAGGCGTTCCGGCATATCTATAACAACATGGCTAGGACGGAGTCAAACCTTGCACTTTTGAGGGGGAGCACAATATACGGCAACGAGATAACCAATACAGCGCGCATCACCAAGATGAACATGATTCTTGCAGGGGACGGGCACAGCAACATTCACATGAAGGACAGCCTCGCAGACCCTGTTGACGGGGAATATGACGTTGTGATTACGAACATGCCGTATTCGCAGACGACAAAGCACGGTGCTCTGTACGAACTTCCGGGCAACAACGGGGACAGCATATGTGTTCAGCACTGCATAAGAGCCGTAAACGCTGCTTCTCCTGATGGGAGGATGGCTATTGTAGTACCTGAGGGATTTCTGTTCCGCAAAGATTTGGCGAGAGTTCGGGAGTATCTTCTGGAGAGATGCGAATTGCGGAGCGTAATTTCTCTGCCTCAAGGAGTGTTTTTGCCGTACACAGGAGTGAAGACCGACATCATTTATGCAGAAAAGGTGAATCAGGGGCATGGAGCATTCAGCGGACGAAAATATTTCTGGTACTTTGATGTGAAGAGCGACGGCTATACGCTGAACAACCAGCGCAGGAAACTTGATGAGCCCGGCGACTTAACAAGATATGAGGAGTACCGCAGACTTGATGACGAGCAGCGAGAGGATATGATTCGGGCAGGGTTTGAGGTGATTCCGTTCGACAGGGTGCGGGAGAATGGATTTGTGCTTGTAGGCAGGATGTACAGGCAGCAAAAGGCTGTACATTCAGGACGCTGTGCCTCAGGAGAATGCAAAGCCTTAGCGGAAATTGCATTATTCAGTCCGTCAAAAGATGAAGTGAGGCATCTTGCCGGTGATACTGCAGTTTCGTTTGTGCCGATGTCTGACATCAACACTTTTAATGCTTCGTTTGAGGCAAGAGAAGAACGTAGGCTCGAAGATGTTATTAAAGGGTATTCTTATTTTAGGGATGGAGATGTTCTTCTAGCCAGAATAACACCTTGCTTTGAGAATGGTAAAGCAGGAGTAGCCCGCAATCTCAAGAACGGAATAGGCTTTGGGTCTGCGCAACTCCTTATTATGCGTGCGAATAGTGAAATTGTTTATCCTGAGTGGATTTTCTATCACATTAATACCCACGAATTTATAGACAGCGGGAAAAATTACATGATAGGTACAGCAGGACAACAGATGCTGACTCTTGACTATGTGAAGCAATACCGCATTCCTGTACCTCCCCTTGAAGTTCAGAGAAGCATTATTGCAGAGCTTGAAGGCTACCAAAATATAATCTCCGGCGCAAAGAAAGTCATAGCATCATATGTCCCCCATCTTCCGCCTTACGAAGGAAGGATTGCAGCATTAGGCTCAACAGAATTGTTCGACATACAATCCGGCGGAACCCCAAGCAGCACGGAGCCTCAGTATTGGAACGGCGGAATCAACTGGATAACGCTCGCTGACCTGCCGCCAGAAGATTACGTTACGGAGATAAAAAGCTCTGAGAGAACAATCACACAAAAAGGCCTGGATAAATCCAGTGCGAAATTATTGCCTGTTGGTGCCGTTTGCGTCTCAACAAGAGCTACGATTGGACGAGTAGGCATTGCCCGCGTACCGTTGGCGACAAATCAGGGCTTCAAGAATGTCATCATCAAGGACACAAGCATTATTATGCCGGAGTTTCTGGCTCTGCTGCTGCGGGCGAAAGCTGATGAGATGAATGATTTAGCTTCAGGAGCAACGTTCAAAGAGGTATCAAAGTCTAATTTTGCAACCATTACTGTAAACATTCCGCCGCTGGAAGAACAGCAAAGGATACTCGCTGAGATCAAACACGAGCAGTCCCTCATAGAGCCGTCAAGACAGCTCATAGAGATTTTCTCCCGCAAGATACAATCACGCATCAATGACCCCTGGGAACAATAA
- a CDS encoding sel1 repeat family protein: MRRREFLLPLLVSLVFFSGLLSLATYSYATQSEALKKYAELGNAEAQCYLGLMYAVGDGVQQDYTEAFKWFSKSAEQGLAVAEVNLGHMYYYGYGTEEDDAEAFKWYSRAAKQGLAEAQCKLGDMYRWGRGVSKSYSEAANFYRKAAEQGLAEAQYELGCMYYSGYVDGDYLQGNIRVAIEWWTKAAEQGHVQAQHRLWFNYEYDMRVQNKWRAFKWCRKLAENGDADAQYHLGDVYSDGEIVSQDKSEAMRWYSRAAEGYHKEAARKDLRGKFFAPIAQYKLGRIYENGIGVPKDLNEARKWYEQAAANGNEDAEQALERLR, encoded by the coding sequence ATGCGACGCAGAGAATTTTTATTGCCCTTGCTGGTGAGCTTGGTATTTTTTTCAGGGTTATTGTCATTGGCAACATACTCGTATGCTACTCAAAGCGAAGCCTTGAAAAAATATGCAGAGCTTGGGAACGCTGAAGCACAATGTTATTTGGGGCTTATGTACGCAGTCGGTGATGGAGTACAGCAAGACTACACAGAAGCTTTCAAGTGGTTTAGTAAGTCTGCAGAACAAGGTCTTGCAGTAGCAGAAGTCAATCTGGGACATATGTACTATTACGGCTATGGCACAGAAGAGGATGATGCTGAAGCCTTCAAATGGTATAGCAGAGCCGCTAAACAGGGACTTGCTGAGGCTCAATGTAAGCTAGGCGATATGTACCGTTGGGGGCGTGGGGTGAGTAAAAGTTACTCAGAGGCTGCTAACTTTTATCGTAAAGCGGCAGAACAAGGCCTTGCAGAAGCTCAGTACGAGTTAGGGTGTATGTATTACTCAGGCTATGTGGATGGAGACTATTTGCAAGGCAACATCAGGGTGGCAATTGAATGGTGGACTAAAGCCGCTGAACAGGGACATGTACAAGCCCAACATCGCCTTTGGTTTAATTACGAATATGACATGAGGGTTCAGAACAAATGGAGAGCCTTCAAGTGGTGTCGCAAATTAGCTGAAAATGGAGATGCTGACGCTCAATACCATTTAGGAGATGTGTACTCTGATGGCGAGATAGTGAGTCAAGACAAATCAGAGGCTATGAGGTGGTATAGCAGAGCCGCGGAAGGATACCATAAAGAAGCCGCTAGGAAAGACCTCCGGGGAAAATTTTTTGCTCCGATAGCACAATACAAATTGGGGAGAATATACGAAAACGGAATCGGAGTCCCGAAAGACCTTAACGAAGCGCGCAAATGGTATGAACAAGCAGCTGCTAATGGGAATGAGGACGCAGAACAAGCCCTCGAACGCCTGAGGTAA
- a CDS encoding MBL fold metallo-hydrolase encodes MNITMLGTGNALVTECFNTCFILSSEAGNLLVDAGGGNGLLHQLKHAGFTLQDIHSVFITHQHIDHLLGVVWLIRITAQLMNKGTYDSELQIYSHDEVIPLLHDLSQKLLLPYQSAFVGKRIHLHTVSDAQTLRLIGQEFTFFDIHSARTKQYGFRMLYGGKVLICYGDEPCHRETEHYAEGAEWVLHEAFCLYSEAETFKPYEKHHSTVKDAASLAQRLGVKNLLLYHTEDSDLAHRKERYTSEARQYFCGNVYVPDDLESLALL; translated from the coding sequence ATGAATATCACGATGCTCGGAACAGGGAATGCGCTGGTTACGGAATGCTTCAACACCTGCTTCATCCTCAGCAGCGAGGCCGGAAATCTCCTCGTTGATGCAGGAGGCGGGAATGGGCTGCTTCACCAGCTCAAGCACGCAGGCTTCACCCTGCAGGACATTCACAGCGTGTTTATCACCCACCAGCATATAGATCACCTTCTCGGCGTTGTCTGGCTCATACGCATAACAGCACAGCTCATGAACAAGGGAACGTATGACAGCGAGCTTCAAATCTACTCTCATGATGAAGTTATCCCCCTCCTTCATGACCTCTCGCAAAAATTATTGCTTCCGTATCAATCGGCGTTTGTCGGAAAACGCATTCACCTTCACACAGTCAGCGACGCACAGACTCTCCGGCTGATCGGCCAGGAGTTCACGTTCTTCGACATACATTCAGCCCGTACAAAGCAATACGGCTTCAGGATGCTTTACGGCGGAAAGGTGCTGATCTGCTACGGCGATGAACCCTGCCACAGAGAGACGGAACATTACGCGGAAGGTGCGGAGTGGGTTCTTCACGAGGCCTTCTGCCTGTACTCTGAGGCCGAAACCTTTAAGCCCTACGAGAAACATCATTCCACCGTCAAAGATGCCGCTTCACTCGCGCAGAGGCTGGGCGTGAAGAATCTCCTGCTCTACCACACTGAAGACTCAGACCTCGCGCACAGGAAGGAACGTTACACCTCCGAAGCACGGCAATACTTCTGCGGGAATGTATATGTTCCTGATGATTTGGAGAGTCTCGCGCTTTTGTGA
- a CDS encoding YigZ family protein, whose translation MPGTTAYSEPAKPVTFTEKVKRSEFIANVSVCHDEEEARAFIAAVSSEHRDATHNCRAFVLADGTEYSSDDGEPSGTAGKPILNAIKHAGVVNAAVVVTRYYGGVKLGVRGLIDEYGGIAEKALALAGSVERVVTKKLGVSMGYEAVGTVTRLLEGAGASGLVWDYGEGVSVKADVPVSEYERVARELEELRARKVIAEWVIIRR comes from the coding sequence ATGCCTGGAACGACAGCCTATAGTGAGCCCGCAAAACCCGTAACCTTCACGGAGAAGGTCAAACGCTCGGAGTTCATCGCGAACGTCTCAGTGTGCCACGACGAGGAAGAGGCACGAGCCTTCATCGCCGCTGTCTCCTCAGAGCACAGGGACGCGACGCACAACTGCCGGGCGTTCGTTCTCGCTGACGGGACGGAATATTCTTCCGACGACGGCGAACCTTCAGGCACAGCAGGCAAGCCCATCCTCAACGCAATTAAGCACGCAGGAGTCGTTAATGCTGCCGTTGTCGTAACGAGGTACTACGGCGGGGTGAAGCTCGGAGTTAGGGGGCTTATCGACGAATACGGCGGGATTGCGGAGAAGGCACTTGCTCTCGCCGGAAGTGTGGAACGCGTCGTAACAAAGAAGCTCGGTGTGTCGATGGGCTATGAGGCTGTCGGGACTGTTACGCGGCTGCTTGAAGGTGCTGGAGCGTCGGGCTTGGTGTGGGATTACGGCGAAGGGGTCAGCGTGAAAGCTGATGTGCCGGTGAGCGAATATGAGAGGGTTGCTCGAGAGCTCGAGGAGCTTAGGGCACGGAAAGTTATTGCAGAATGGGTTATAATACGCAGATGA
- a CDS encoding amidohydrolase, translating into MRVIDIHTHTFPEKIAARAISVLRAKSHTVNFSDGTLEGLARSMSEAGITCSVIQPVATNPKQVVHVNDSSIAINERFTETGIMSFGAMHPDFEGYADELARLSRAGIKGIKLHPVYQGVNIDDERYIRILRRCGELGLIVLMHAGWDIGFPGGEQALPERIERALREAEDVLVILAHMGGWKAWREAEEVFARSNVYIDTAFSLGEFTPNGGGYYSSRDECRMLGAEEFVKMIHAFGAERVLFGTDSPWASQAETLRAVSELLNEDEKAQILSANAQRLLNI; encoded by the coding sequence ATGAGAGTCATAGACATTCACACCCACACGTTCCCTGAGAAAATCGCGGCACGTGCAATTTCTGTGCTTCGAGCCAAGAGCCACACCGTGAACTTCTCCGACGGAACGCTAGAGGGTCTTGCGCGCTCAATGTCTGAAGCCGGGATAACGTGCTCGGTCATTCAGCCTGTGGCAACGAACCCGAAGCAGGTTGTTCACGTGAATGACTCCTCGATTGCCATCAACGAGAGGTTCACGGAGACGGGGATAATGTCATTCGGAGCAATGCACCCTGACTTTGAGGGATATGCTGATGAACTGGCGAGGCTTTCGCGGGCTGGCATTAAGGGCATCAAGCTGCACCCTGTGTATCAGGGCGTGAACATCGACGATGAACGTTACATCAGAATCCTCCGCCGATGCGGTGAACTTGGCCTGATCGTGCTGATGCATGCTGGATGGGATATAGGTTTTCCCGGCGGTGAACAGGCACTCCCTGAGAGGATTGAACGTGCACTGCGTGAGGCAGAAGATGTCCTCGTGATACTCGCTCACATGGGCGGGTGGAAGGCGTGGCGCGAAGCAGAAGAAGTTTTCGCACGTAGCAATGTGTACATTGACACGGCGTTTTCTCTCGGAGAGTTCACACCGAACGGCGGCGGGTATTACTCTTCACGCGATGAATGCCGGATGCTCGGAGCTGAAGAGTTCGTGAAGATGATTCATGCTTTCGGGGCTGAACGCGTGCTGTTCGGGACGGATTCCCCGTGGGCATCGCAAGCTGAAACACTGCGGGCTGTGTCCGAACTGCTGAACGAGGACGAGAAAGCGCAGATACTTTCCGCAAACGCACAAAGACTACTCAACATATAG
- the ascB gene encoding 6-phospho-beta-glucosidase, translating into MAGKTFPPGFLWGGATAANQCEGAYTEGGRGLSSVDTVPAGSERMKVARGERIMLECEPGFTYPAHEAIDMYHHYKEDIALFAEMGFKCYRLSIAWTRILPNGDDDTPNEEGLAFYEDLFRECRKYGIEPLVTIDHFDTPIALIKKYGGWRDRRMIDAYLKYCRAIFTRYKDLVKYWLTFNEINMLLHMSFMGAGIAFADGEDKELVKYRAAHHELLASAKAVKLAHEIMPGSMVGCMLAAGQFYPYSCNPADVWDAAEKDRDNYFFTDIQARGEYPVWALKRMERAGITNIFEDGDAEVLREGTVDFVSFSYYCSRCTTADPEIFAKHQRPGNAVFRAVENPYLKHTEWGWQIDPLGLRITVNALYDRYQKPLFVVENGLGANDTPEADGSIHDTYRIEYLKAHLLALRDAITEDGIPVMGFTAWGCIDLVSASSGEMKKRYGMIYVDKDDEGRGTLKRSRKDSFWWYKGVIASDGASLDY; encoded by the coding sequence ATGGCAGGCAAAACATTTCCCCCCGGCTTTCTGTGGGGAGGAGCAACCGCCGCTAATCAGTGCGAGGGTGCCTACACCGAAGGCGGGCGCGGACTATCGAGCGTTGACACCGTACCGGCTGGCTCTGAGCGCATGAAGGTAGCTCGCGGCGAGCGCATCATGCTCGAGTGCGAACCTGGCTTCACGTACCCGGCACATGAGGCTATCGACATGTACCACCACTACAAGGAGGACATAGCTTTATTCGCGGAGATGGGCTTCAAGTGCTACAGGCTCTCCATCGCGTGGACGCGCATTCTCCCGAACGGCGACGATGATACCCCGAACGAGGAAGGCCTAGCGTTCTACGAGGATTTGTTCAGGGAGTGCAGGAAGTACGGCATTGAACCACTCGTAACCATCGACCACTTCGACACACCGATAGCGTTAATCAAGAAATACGGCGGCTGGCGAGACCGCAGAATGATTGATGCGTACCTCAAATACTGCCGGGCAATATTCACGCGCTACAAAGATTTAGTGAAGTACTGGCTGACCTTCAACGAAATCAACATGCTGCTTCACATGTCGTTCATGGGGGCGGGCATCGCGTTTGCTGATGGCGAGGACAAAGAGCTGGTGAAGTATAGGGCAGCGCATCACGAACTTTTAGCCAGTGCGAAGGCCGTAAAGCTGGCTCACGAGATTATGCCCGGCTCAATGGTCGGCTGTATGCTCGCGGCGGGACAGTTCTACCCGTACTCCTGCAATCCTGCTGACGTTTGGGACGCGGCGGAGAAGGACAGGGATAATTACTTCTTCACGGACATTCAGGCGCGGGGCGAATATCCTGTGTGGGCGTTGAAGAGAATGGAACGCGCTGGCATCACAAACATCTTCGAGGACGGAGACGCTGAAGTTTTGCGTGAAGGAACGGTGGACTTCGTGTCGTTCTCGTACTACTGCTCGAGGTGCACTACTGCAGACCCGGAAATTTTCGCGAAACACCAGAGGCCGGGAAATGCGGTGTTCCGTGCTGTGGAGAACCCATACCTGAAGCATACGGAATGGGGATGGCAGATTGACCCGCTGGGACTGAGGATAACCGTCAATGCGCTGTATGACCGTTACCAGAAGCCGCTGTTCGTTGTGGAGAACGGGCTCGGTGCGAACGACACGCCGGAAGCTGACGGGAGCATTCACGACACGTACAGGATAGAGTACCTGAAGGCGCACCTGCTGGCTCTGAGGGACGCGATAACTGAGGACGGGATTCCTGTGATGGGGTTCACTGCGTGGGGGTGCATTGACCTTGTGAGTGCGTCGAGCGGGGAGATGAAGAAACGTTACGGGATGATTTACGTCGACAAGGACGACGAAGGCAGAGGAACTCTGAAGCGTTCGAGGAAGGACAGCTTCTGGTGGTACAAGGGAGTGATTGCGTCGGACGGTGCAAGCCTTGATTATTGA
- a CDS encoding sodium:solute symporter family protein — MLIKILLVVVFFGLMLGIGFYCRKHSTDVSGFVLGGRSVGPWLTAFAYGTSYFSAVVFVGYAGQFGWRYGIAATWAGLGNAFIGSLMAWAVLGRRTRIMSQYLSSATMPDFFGKRFNSDALKIVASLICFVFLIPYTASLYNGLSRLFGMAFSVDYSVCVVFMAVLTGIYVVAGGYMATAINDFIQGIIMLVGIVAVIIAVLESKGGFTAALAGIAKISDPKAASELAQSPGVFASFFGPDPVNLLGVVILTSLGTWGLPQMVQKFYAIKNEGDINKGTVISTFFALVVAGGCYFLGGFGRLFTEQLNPTAAGVPAGGYDSVIPVMLSGLPDILLGVVVILVLSASMSTLSSLVLASSSTLTLDLLKGHIIKDMDEKRQVKIMRVLIVVFIAISVVLALIQYRSNVTFIAQLMGVSWGALAGAFLAPFMYSLYWKGVTKLSCWVNFLFSSVVMVANIFVRPDFPPLLQSPINAGAFCMLAGFLIVPVVSLVTPKPDRKFVDDAFSCYTKTVTVRQSSALADDE, encoded by the coding sequence ATGCTCATCAAAATTTTACTGGTAGTTGTATTTTTCGGGCTGATGCTCGGCATAGGTTTTTACTGCCGCAAGCATTCCACTGACGTTAGCGGCTTCGTTCTCGGCGGGAGGTCTGTCGGGCCGTGGCTCACTGCTTTTGCCTACGGGACAAGCTACTTCTCGGCGGTCGTGTTCGTGGGTTACGCGGGGCAGTTCGGATGGCGTTACGGCATCGCGGCGACGTGGGCAGGACTCGGAAACGCGTTTATCGGTTCGCTGATGGCTTGGGCAGTTCTCGGCCGCCGCACCCGCATAATGAGCCAGTACCTGTCCAGCGCAACAATGCCCGACTTCTTCGGCAAACGTTTCAACAGTGACGCGCTCAAGATTGTTGCATCACTGATATGTTTCGTGTTCCTCATCCCCTACACAGCTTCTCTCTATAACGGTTTGAGCCGACTTTTCGGAATGGCTTTCAGTGTAGATTACTCCGTGTGCGTTGTGTTCATGGCAGTGCTCACGGGAATATACGTCGTAGCTGGCGGTTACATGGCTACGGCAATCAATGACTTCATTCAGGGAATAATAATGCTCGTCGGAATTGTCGCGGTAATCATCGCAGTCCTCGAGAGCAAGGGAGGTTTCACGGCGGCACTTGCCGGAATCGCGAAAATCTCTGACCCCAAAGCAGCGAGCGAGCTTGCGCAGTCGCCGGGAGTCTTCGCGTCATTCTTCGGGCCTGACCCCGTGAACCTGCTGGGCGTTGTTATCCTTACGTCTCTGGGAACTTGGGGACTGCCGCAGATGGTGCAGAAGTTCTACGCCATCAAGAACGAGGGCGACATCAACAAAGGCACGGTGATTTCTACGTTCTTTGCGCTGGTTGTTGCGGGAGGATGCTACTTTCTCGGGGGCTTCGGAAGGCTCTTCACCGAACAGCTTAACCCGACGGCCGCCGGAGTTCCTGCGGGAGGCTATGACTCCGTTATTCCCGTAATGCTCTCAGGACTGCCTGACATTCTGCTGGGTGTCGTCGTGATTCTCGTGCTCTCCGCGTCAATGTCTACCCTGTCTTCTCTGGTCTTGGCCTCGAGCTCAACATTAACCCTTGACCTCCTGAAGGGACACATCATCAAGGACATGGACGAGAAGCGTCAGGTGAAGATTATGCGTGTGCTTATCGTGGTGTTCATCGCAATTTCTGTTGTGCTCGCGCTGATACAGTACCGCTCCAACGTAACCTTCATTGCGCAGTTAATGGGCGTGTCTTGGGGAGCACTGGCGGGGGCATTCCTTGCGCCGTTCATGTATAGCCTCTACTGGAAGGGTGTAACTAAATTATCATGCTGGGTGAACTTCCTGTTCTCGAGCGTCGTGATGGTCGCAAACATTTTCGTGAGGCCGGACTTCCCTCCGCTCCTGCAGTCTCCGATTAATGCGGGCGCGTTCTGTATGCTAGCAGGGTTCTTGATTGTGCCGGTTGTGAGCCTCGTAACTCCCAAGCCCGACAGAAAGTTTGTCGATGATGCGTTCTCCTGCTACACCAAGACCGTAACAGTCAGGCAGTCCAGCGCGTTGGCTGACGACGAATGA